In one window of Azotobacter salinestris DNA:
- the bcsA gene encoding UDP-forming cellulose synthase catalytic subunit produces the protein MPPPSRKAGLSAFILILAASPALLLFVTVPLDISTQVGMGVCMILLMLLLGRLQSYTVTLILIVVSVAVSTRYLYWRTTQTLVFDNGLEAFLGAGLYLAEVYVWVILTLGYFQTVMPLKRPIRPLPQDLSQWPTVDVYIPTYNESLDVVQDTVLAAQNIDYPADKLRVYLLDDGRRPEFGAFAAAAGVGYITRADNRHAKAGNLNNALGLTNGELICIFDCDHVSTRAFLQATVGAFLQDARLALVQTPHHFHSPDPFERNLATGREVPNEGELFYGPVQQGNDFWNAAFFCGSCAVIRRSALEGIGGFAVETITEDSHTALKLQRRGWNTAFLPIPLAAGLATERLALHIGQRMRWARGMTQIFRMDNPLLGRGLRLPQRLCYLNAMLHFQFALPRIVFLTAPTAYLILGQNVIAASAPAVFAYVLPHLAHSIMTNARIQGRHRHSFWGELYETVLAFHILKPTLVTLISPKRGKFNVTDKGELLDRGFFDFALVRPHLLAAALLATAIGVGLIRYFYIDWFPIDPKVLALNIGWALFSLVILLAASAVAMESRQLRSTTRLKLKLPVVLHFDNGRSWQGETLDISMGGLRVIPTQTGKPLPGRIECIEISCNGGSALFPARLVMTGDRELRLSFGPLDVDRRRELVRIVMGRADAWLPDAPKRTDRPLRSFWSVLKNALTLLRTGRQQKDAAPTISAKVPHTQAGPTAPNSLLLLFLCVFCLIAAPPLLAGELELPPPPASAQPTTAASLIEVLHFEQLGIKDGTTLRGARAEVGIPFSIGRQQIVSEARLDLHIRHSDKLPANAHLEVLLNGEAIDDLRLTAGAPLDDFVEIEVNPLLLLPHNSLNLRLRSDERRCESPERSPLQVAIGKDSSLSLELRRLPLANDLALLPVPFFDEAQLGEPRLPTVLAGQPGEKVLRSAALVASHFGALARYRSLDFPVTVGTLPLGNALLFALAEQRIDGLELPPIEGPTLAVLDSPRDPHAKLLLIAGRTPDEQHAAALALVLGAGRLKGTSILLEEPPAPPRRAPYDAPRWLPTDRPVRLAELTDKDLASQSPTPAGVSLNFRAAPDNFLWAMANIPVHIRYRFPEGDWLDTSRTHLDVALNGRYLTSLPLLKTSPLEKLKHYLGQQPRQEEARVEIPAYLIYGDNRLDFHFNLRTRDEPDCSLELPEQALSRIDGDAFIDFSGTRHFARLPNLSFFVGAGFPFTRMADLSETAVLLPGTPREEEIEAMLGLLGRFGESTGYPALGVEVLVGPARLPSVAGRDLLAIGRLDGELPLASLLAGSDFRVEKGQLRIAPWTPLERVRRFVLGDWDSQAPEAARQLAGDQPFRGLLSRRSPFDPERALVLVLAREAQWLPQIVESLHNPGVSTEIRGDLAHFASARQVQSFRVGAQFAYGTLPWHIHVRWLFSDRPVLLATLLLASALLVALALQPLLRARVARRLSE, from the coding sequence ATGCCTCCCCCCTCCCGGAAAGCAGGGCTGTCGGCCTTCATTCTGATACTCGCCGCCAGTCCGGCCCTACTGCTATTCGTCACCGTGCCGCTCGACATTTCCACGCAGGTGGGGATGGGCGTATGCATGATCCTGCTCATGCTGCTGCTGGGCCGGCTCCAGTCCTATACCGTCACGCTGATCCTGATCGTCGTTTCGGTCGCCGTCTCCACCCGCTACCTGTACTGGCGGACCACCCAGACGCTGGTATTCGACAATGGCCTGGAGGCCTTCCTGGGCGCGGGGCTCTATCTGGCCGAAGTCTACGTCTGGGTGATCCTGACGCTGGGCTATTTCCAGACCGTCATGCCGCTGAAACGGCCGATCCGGCCGCTGCCGCAAGACCTCTCGCAATGGCCGACGGTCGATGTCTACATCCCGACCTACAACGAAAGCCTCGACGTCGTCCAGGACACCGTGCTGGCCGCGCAGAACATCGACTATCCGGCGGACAAGCTGCGCGTCTACCTGCTCGACGACGGCAGGCGCCCCGAGTTCGGCGCCTTCGCCGCGGCGGCAGGGGTCGGCTACATCACTCGCGCCGACAACCGGCACGCCAAAGCTGGCAATCTGAACAACGCCTTGGGCCTGACGAATGGCGAGCTGATCTGCATCTTCGACTGCGACCACGTCAGTACACGCGCCTTCCTGCAAGCCACGGTCGGGGCGTTCCTGCAGGATGCCAGGCTGGCCTTGGTGCAGACCCCCCACCACTTCCACTCCCCCGACCCGTTCGAGCGCAACCTCGCCACTGGACGGGAGGTTCCCAACGAGGGCGAGCTGTTCTACGGCCCCGTACAGCAGGGCAACGACTTCTGGAACGCGGCGTTCTTCTGCGGCTCCTGCGCGGTGATCCGCCGCAGTGCCCTGGAAGGGATCGGCGGCTTCGCCGTGGAAACCATCACCGAAGACTCCCATACCGCACTCAAGCTGCAGCGCAGGGGCTGGAACACCGCCTTCCTGCCCATCCCGCTGGCCGCCGGCCTGGCCACCGAGCGCCTGGCCCTGCACATCGGCCAGCGGATGCGCTGGGCGCGCGGCATGACGCAGATCTTCCGCATGGACAATCCCCTGCTGGGCCGCGGCCTGCGCCTACCGCAGCGGCTCTGCTATCTCAATGCGATGCTGCACTTCCAGTTCGCCCTGCCGCGCATCGTCTTCCTGACAGCACCGACCGCCTACCTGATACTCGGGCAGAACGTCATCGCTGCCTCCGCTCCTGCGGTCTTCGCCTATGTGCTTCCGCACCTGGCGCACTCGATCATGACCAACGCCAGGATCCAGGGCCGGCATCGACACTCCTTCTGGGGCGAGCTCTACGAGACGGTGCTGGCCTTCCATATCCTCAAGCCGACCCTGGTCACCCTGATCAGCCCCAAACGCGGCAAGTTCAACGTGACCGACAAGGGCGAATTGCTCGACCGGGGTTTCTTCGATTTCGCCCTGGTCAGGCCGCACCTGCTCGCCGCGGCGCTGCTGGCGACAGCCATCGGCGTGGGCCTGATCCGCTACTTCTATATCGATTGGTTTCCAATCGATCCCAAGGTGCTCGCACTGAACATCGGCTGGGCGCTGTTCAGCCTGGTCATCCTGCTGGCCGCTTCCGCCGTGGCCATGGAGAGCCGGCAACTGCGCAGCACCACCCGGCTGAAACTGAAATTGCCGGTCGTCCTGCATTTCGACAATGGGCGAAGCTGGCAGGGGGAAACCCTCGACATCTCCATGGGCGGCCTCAGGGTCATTCCGACGCAGACCGGAAAGCCGCTGCCAGGCCGGATCGAGTGCATCGAAATTTCCTGCAACGGAGGTTCCGCGCTGTTTCCCGCACGCCTCGTGATGACCGGCGACCGGGAATTGCGCCTGAGCTTCGGCCCGCTCGACGTCGACCGACGGCGCGAACTGGTACGCATCGTCATGGGCCGGGCGGATGCCTGGCTCCCCGATGCTCCGAAACGGACGGACCGGCCCCTACGCTCGTTCTGGAGCGTGCTGAAAAACGCCCTGACGCTGCTCAGGACCGGCAGACAGCAAAAGGACGCGGCTCCAACGATCAGCGCGAAAGTTCCGCATACGCAAGCCGGCCCAACAGCGCCGAACTCCCTCCTGCTGCTTTTCCTGTGCGTCTTCTGCCTCATCGCAGCCCCCCCCCTGCTGGCCGGAGAACTGGAACTCCCGCCCCCGCCAGCATCGGCGCAGCCGACTACAGCGGCAAGCCTGATCGAAGTCCTACACTTCGAGCAGTTGGGCATCAAGGACGGAACGACGCTGCGCGGAGCACGGGCCGAAGTGGGCATCCCTTTCTCGATCGGTCGCCAGCAGATCGTCAGCGAAGCCCGGCTCGACCTGCATATCCGCCATTCGGACAAACTGCCAGCCAATGCCCACCTGGAGGTTCTGCTCAACGGCGAGGCGATCGACGACCTGCGCCTGACGGCCGGCGCGCCGCTCGACGACTTCGTCGAGATAGAGGTTAACCCCCTGTTGCTGCTACCCCACAACAGTCTGAACCTCAGGCTGCGCAGCGACGAGCGGCGCTGCGAGTCGCCCGAGCGCTCGCCGCTGCAGGTCGCCATCGGCAAGGACTCCAGCCTCTCCCTGGAACTGCGCCGGCTCCCCCTGGCGAACGATCTGGCGCTCCTGCCCGTCCCCTTCTTCGACGAAGCGCAGCTCGGCGAGCCGCGCCTGCCTACGGTCCTGGCCGGACAACCCGGCGAGAAAGTCCTGCGCAGCGCCGCGCTGGTAGCCTCGCATTTCGGCGCGCTCGCCCGCTACCGGAGCCTGGACTTTCCGGTAACGGTCGGCACGCTGCCGCTGGGCAACGCCCTGCTGTTCGCCCTCGCCGAGCAGCGCATCGACGGCCTGGAACTGCCGCCCATCGAGGGACCGACGCTGGCCGTGCTGGACAGCCCCCGCGATCCGCACGCCAAGCTGCTGCTGATCGCCGGGCGCACCCCGGACGAGCAGCACGCGGCGGCGCTCGCCCTGGTCCTCGGCGCCGGCCGCCTGAAAGGCACCAGCATACTGCTGGAAGAACCACCCGCGCCGCCGCGACGCGCGCCCTACGATGCGCCGCGCTGGCTTCCCACCGACCGGCCGGTGCGCCTCGCCGAACTGACCGACAAGGACCTGGCGAGCCAGAGCCCCACGCCGGCCGGGGTGAGCCTCAACTTTCGTGCCGCGCCGGACAACTTCCTGTGGGCAATGGCGAACATCCCGGTACACATCCGCTACCGTTTTCCCGAAGGTGACTGGCTGGATACCTCCCGAACCCACCTGGATGTCGCCCTCAACGGTCGCTACCTGACCTCCCTGCCGTTGCTGAAAACCAGTCCGCTGGAAAAGCTCAAGCATTACCTCGGTCAGCAGCCCCGCCAGGAAGAGGCCAGGGTCGAGATACCCGCCTACCTGATCTACGGCGACAACCGCCTGGATTTCCATTTCAACCTGCGCACCAGGGACGAACCGGACTGCTCGCTGGAACTGCCCGAACAGGCCCTGAGCCGGATCGACGGCGACGCCTTCATCGACTTCAGCGGCACCCGGCACTTCGCCCGGCTGCCCAACCTGTCGTTCTTCGTCGGCGCCGGCTTCCCCTTCACGCGAATGGCCGACCTTTCCGAAACGGCGGTGCTGCTGCCGGGCACTCCGCGGGAAGAGGAAATCGAGGCGATGCTCGGCCTGCTCGGACGCTTCGGCGAGTCCACCGGTTATCCGGCCCTCGGCGTCGAAGTGCTCGTCGGCCCGGCCCGGCTGCCCTCGGTCGCCGGGCGCGACCTGCTGGCCATCGGCCGGCTCGACGGCGAGCTGCCCCTGGCATCCCTGCTCGCCGGCTCGGATTTCCGCGTGGAGAAAGGACAACTGCGCATCGCCCCGTGGACGCCGCTCGAACGGGTGCGTCGCTTCGTTCTGGGCGACTGGGACAGCCAGGCGCCGGAGGCCGCGCGACAACTCGCCGGTGACCAGCCGTTCCGCGGGCTGCTCAGCCGCCGTTCGCCCTTCGATCCGGAGCGGGCGCTGGTGCTGGTCCTGGCCCGCGAGGCGCAATGGCTGCCGCAGATCGTCGAGAGCCTGCACAATCCCGGGGTCAGCACGGAAATCCGCGGCGACCTCGCCCACTTCGCGAGCGCCAGACAGGTGCAGAGCTTCCGCGTCGGGGCGCAGTTCGCCTACGGCACCCTCCCCTGGCACATCCACGTCCGCTGGCTGTTCAGCGACCGGCCGGTGCTGCTGGCGACGCTATTGCTGGCCTCGGCGCTGCTCGTCGCGCTCGCCCTGCAACCCCTCCTGCGTGCGCGTGTGGCACGACGCCTGAGCGAATAA
- a CDS encoding cellulose biosynthesis protein BcsC yields MTRAALKKLSLAVLCAIGGITHPEGASAEPTDTGMTVLLEQADFWRSRHRPDLAREALNRALQVQPDAEEVLYRLGMLALEDDEKAARAWLQRLAGSHPGSTRLGDLEAALRGSKLDKSALARARLMADQGDSAGAVQAYRKLFGDGAPPPDLALEYYQTLAGTDGHWQEAREGLEKLHAGQPGNPQVKLALARALSYREATRRQAVEQLADLAPQSPEARTAWRQALLWLDAGAGDEALYSRYGAANPGDTEVAARFQAMLSAKRQEPGDGARAAGFDALQGRRNAAALQSFRLALNHNPRDAEAWGGLGIAQLRAQNYRDAATSLLRATELAPGSRDRWTKALADAEFYGKLQTARQKRDDGHLGSAEALARPLADGSGERPRAAKLLLADILLRQQRNAEAEQLYRGLVAATGNDRAALAGLYDSLLRQGKRQAASELLGRNPGLADALQGGRQQVEALALRDRAAALLKQGSGEEAARLLNEALRLTPQNPWIRLTYARLLNARGDPQQAQRLMEPPASGPVDAEALHAAALLAMDQTRWDDARAHLRRLPPERQASPQIQALEQRLRIRERIASVHGVATGANRLAARRALRALHDEAPEEPLVRGEVALALAELGEPALALDMVRDDLRNLSSHAPADYLSHVAVLVRTGQVAEAEVLIHRLERSDLNADDREALRRLRNGFAVAQADRQRQNGDLAGAYDTLMAHIDESPGDTELLLTMGRLYDTGKMYKEATAVYDSVLKDAPDNPEGVRGAVSAALGGNDARRAAQLIERAGPSLDEPTALLLSARVAEANGDNRRAIALLESARRKHLAATGQASVTGAPAFMTRDNPFRAPRDAMFPVLAQANADAGLPSQRRGPSTTADPLASEIEGRLNALREKTATRLSAATNLRIRDGEKGLSELTEVKAPLQLSMVPLDNGRIELTATPTRLDAGTPGRDAARRLGSYALASGLTESVFGVYDGLVKTYSSSTLQVREQQVREEEKRALTLAERAAIVADARIQAAQTISDAAVAAGLSAEQGERLASTLLNSTAQRVLAPYRPESQDDTGVGLNLAYSSDSLKADIGTTPLGFEKTSLVGGAKWTPKVGQNGNLALGVERRAVTDSLLSYAGAKDPVSGKTWGGVTKTGVNAQYAYDNGAAGFYVGGDYYLYRGDNVENNHSIGLHTGVYARPVNTPTRELQTGVHLNWMGFDKNLSGYTLGHGGYFSPENFVGLSFPVQYSLKSDRWDMKLRAAAGYQSFTQERAPYFPKDKALQNQLEQLGTAVQNLSDGLTAAGQSTTLPAIETHYRADSQSGMAFNGGATLEYRLSEQTRVGGTIGHDSFGEYSETTGSIYFKHALENLP; encoded by the coding sequence ATGACCCGCGCCGCCCTGAAAAAACTTTCCCTGGCCGTGCTCTGTGCCATCGGCGGGATCACCCATCCCGAAGGCGCCTCGGCCGAACCGACGGATACCGGCATGACGGTCCTGCTCGAACAGGCCGACTTCTGGCGCTCCCGCCATCGCCCGGACCTGGCCAGGGAAGCGCTGAACCGCGCCCTGCAGGTCCAGCCGGACGCAGAGGAAGTCCTCTACCGGCTGGGGATGCTCGCCCTGGAGGACGACGAAAAGGCCGCCCGCGCCTGGCTGCAGCGACTGGCCGGCAGCCACCCCGGCAGCACTCGCCTCGGCGACCTCGAAGCCGCCCTGCGCGGCAGCAAGCTGGACAAGTCCGCGCTGGCCAGGGCCCGTCTCATGGCCGATCAGGGCGATTCGGCGGGCGCCGTACAGGCCTATCGCAAACTGTTCGGCGACGGAGCACCACCGCCCGATCTGGCGCTGGAGTATTACCAGACCCTGGCTGGCACCGACGGGCACTGGCAGGAAGCCCGCGAGGGGCTGGAAAAGCTCCACGCCGGGCAACCGGGCAATCCACAGGTGAAGCTTGCTCTCGCCCGCGCGCTGAGCTACCGGGAAGCGACGCGCCGCCAGGCCGTCGAGCAACTGGCCGATCTGGCGCCGCAATCGCCCGAAGCCCGCACGGCCTGGCGCCAGGCCCTGCTCTGGCTGGACGCGGGCGCCGGGGACGAGGCCCTCTACAGTCGCTACGGGGCGGCCAATCCGGGCGACACCGAAGTGGCGGCGCGCTTCCAGGCGATGCTCTCGGCCAAGCGCCAGGAGCCCGGCGACGGCGCCAGGGCCGCCGGCTTCGACGCGCTGCAGGGCAGGCGCAACGCGGCGGCCCTGCAGAGCTTCAGGCTGGCGCTGAACCACAACCCGCGCGACGCCGAGGCCTGGGGCGGCCTGGGCATCGCCCAACTGCGCGCGCAGAACTACCGGGACGCCGCCACCAGCCTGCTCAGGGCCACCGAACTGGCCCCCGGCAGTCGAGACCGCTGGACGAAGGCGCTGGCCGACGCCGAGTTCTACGGAAAGCTGCAGACCGCCCGGCAGAAGCGCGACGACGGCCACCTGGGCAGCGCCGAAGCGCTGGCCCGGCCGCTCGCCGACGGCAGCGGGGAACGCCCGCGGGCCGCCAAGCTGCTGCTGGCCGACATCCTGCTGCGCCAGCAGCGCAACGCCGAGGCCGAACAACTCTACCGCGGCCTGGTCGCGGCGACCGGAAACGACCGGGCGGCCCTGGCCGGCCTCTACGACAGCCTGCTGCGCCAGGGCAAGCGGCAGGCTGCCAGCGAACTGCTGGGCCGCAATCCCGGCCTGGCCGACGCCCTGCAAGGCGGCCGACAGCAGGTCGAAGCACTGGCCCTGCGCGATCGCGCCGCTGCCCTGCTCAAGCAGGGCAGCGGCGAGGAAGCCGCCCGACTGCTGAACGAAGCCTTGCGGCTGACGCCGCAAAACCCCTGGATACGCCTGACCTACGCGCGACTGCTCAACGCCAGGGGCGACCCGCAACAGGCGCAACGCCTGATGGAGCCGCCGGCGAGCGGTCCCGTCGATGCCGAGGCCCTGCATGCCGCCGCCCTGCTGGCCATGGACCAGACGCGCTGGGACGACGCCAGGGCCCATCTGCGCCGCTTGCCGCCGGAGCGCCAGGCCAGCCCGCAGATCCAGGCCCTCGAACAACGCCTGCGGATCAGGGAGCGCATCGCCTCGGTGCACGGTGTCGCCACCGGCGCCAACCGCCTGGCCGCGCGCCGAGCCCTGCGCGCGCTGCACGACGAAGCGCCGGAGGAGCCGCTGGTGCGCGGCGAGGTGGCGCTGGCCCTGGCGGAGCTGGGCGAGCCTGCCCTGGCCCTGGACATGGTGCGCGACGACCTGCGCAACCTCTCCAGCCACGCGCCCGCCGACTATCTTTCGCACGTCGCCGTGCTGGTCAGGACCGGCCAGGTGGCCGAGGCCGAAGTCCTGATCCACCGCCTGGAACGCAGCGACCTCAACGCCGATGACCGGGAAGCCCTGCGCAGGCTGCGCAACGGCTTCGCCGTCGCCCAGGCCGACCGGCAACGGCAGAACGGCGACCTGGCGGGCGCCTACGACACCCTGATGGCCCATATCGACGAATCGCCCGGCGACACCGAACTGCTGCTGACCATGGGCCGCCTGTACGACACAGGGAAGATGTACAAGGAGGCCACGGCAGTCTACGACTCGGTACTAAAAGACGCGCCGGACAACCCCGAAGGCGTGCGCGGCGCGGTGAGCGCCGCCCTGGGCGGCAACGACGCCAGGCGCGCCGCGCAGTTGATCGAGCGCGCTGGCCCGTCGCTCGACGAACCCACGGCGCTGCTGCTGTCCGCCCGCGTAGCCGAAGCGAATGGCGACAACCGGCGCGCCATCGCCCTGCTCGAAAGCGCCCGGCGCAAGCACCTGGCGGCGACCGGCCAGGCCAGCGTCACAGGTGCTCCGGCCTTCATGACGCGCGACAACCCCTTCCGCGCCCCGCGTGACGCCATGTTCCCGGTCCTGGCACAGGCCAACGCGGACGCCGGCCTGCCCAGCCAGCGGCGCGGTCCGTCCACGACGGCCGACCCCCTGGCCAGCGAAATCGAGGGCCGCCTGAACGCCCTGCGCGAGAAGACCGCCACCCGGCTGTCCGCCGCCACCAACCTGCGCATCCGCGACGGCGAGAAGGGCCTGTCCGAGCTGACCGAGGTTAAAGCGCCGCTGCAGCTCTCCATGGTGCCGCTGGACAACGGCCGCATCGAGCTGACCGCCACGCCCACCCGCCTGGACGCCGGCACGCCCGGCCGCGACGCGGCCAGGCGTCTCGGCAGCTATGCGCTGGCCAGCGGCCTGACCGAGTCCGTTTTCGGTGTTTACGACGGGCTGGTGAAGACCTACTCCAGCTCGACTCTGCAAGTGAGGGAACAGCAGGTCAGAGAGGAGGAAAAGCGCGCGCTGACCCTGGCGGAGCGAGCTGCGATCGTCGCGGACGCCAGGATCCAGGCAGCACAGACGATAAGCGACGCGGCCGTGGCCGCCGGGCTGAGCGCGGAGCAGGGTGAACGGCTCGCCAGCACCCTGCTCAACTCCACCGCTCAGCGCGTGCTCGCCCCCTACCGGCCGGAATCCCAGGACGACACGGGCGTGGGCCTGAACCTGGCCTACAGTTCCGACTCGCTCAAGGCCGACATAGGCACGACGCCGCTGGGCTTCGAGAAGACCAGCCTGGTCGGCGGCGCGAAATGGACACCGAAGGTCGGCCAGAACGGCAACCTCGCTCTGGGCGTCGAGCGGCGCGCGGTGACCGACAGCCTGCTCTCCTACGCGGGCGCCAAGGACCCGGTCAGCGGCAAGACCTGGGGCGGCGTCACCAAGACCGGGGTCAACGCCCAGTACGCCTACGACAACGGCGCCGCCGGCTTCTACGTCGGCGGCGACTATTACCTATATCGCGGCGACAACGTCGAGAACAACCACTCCATCGGCCTGCACACGGGCGTCTATGCGCGCCCCGTCAACACCCCCACCCGGGAACTGCAGACCGGCGTGCACCTGAACTGGATGGGCTTCGACAAGAACCTCAGCGGCTATACGCTGGGCCACGGCGGCTACTTCAGCCCCGAGAACTTCGTCGGGCTATCCTTTCCCGTGCAGTACAGCCTCAAGAGCGACCGCTGGGACATGAAGCTGCGTGCGGCCGCCGGCTATCAGTCCTTCACCCAGGAGCGCGCGCCCTATTTCCCCAAGGACAAGGCGCTGCAGAACCAGCTCGAACAATTGGGCACGGCGGTGCAGAACCTCTCCGACGGACTGACCGCCGCCGGCCAGAGCACGACGTTGCCGGCCATCGAGACCCATTACCGCGCCGACAGCCAGAGCGGCATGGCCTTCAACGGCGGCGCCACGCTCGAATACCGCCTGAGCGAGCAGACCCGGGTGGGCGGCACCATCGGACACGACAGCTTCGGCGAATATTCGGAGACGACCGGCTCGATCTATTTCAAACACGCCCTGGAGAATCTTCCTTGA
- the bcsD gene encoding cellulose biosynthesis protein BcsD produces MTAENDIPARNLAYYGERHDDRPWWPFVRTLVGEICQSAGTTDACHFLHHVGSRLAAAHPLAEQPTLAALEKALNGVLGEFEWGWVQLSTDNRSIRILHGAYPSAWETTDHWSQAIAAVLEGMYQHWFQAQNQEVRLQVQCTDRSQTGALVFRCGR; encoded by the coding sequence TTGACAGCGGAAAACGACATCCCGGCCAGGAACCTGGCCTATTACGGCGAGCGCCACGACGACCGCCCCTGGTGGCCGTTCGTGCGGACCCTGGTGGGCGAGATCTGCCAGTCGGCCGGCACCACCGATGCCTGCCATTTCCTGCACCACGTGGGCTCGCGTCTCGCCGCCGCCCATCCGCTGGCGGAACAGCCGACCCTCGCGGCCCTGGAAAAGGCCCTGAACGGCGTGCTGGGCGAGTTCGAGTGGGGCTGGGTGCAACTGAGCACCGATAACCGCTCGATCCGCATCCTGCATGGCGCCTATCCGAGCGCCTGGGAAACCACGGACCACTGGAGCCAGGCGATCGCCGCCGTGCTCGAAGGCATGTACCAGCATTGGTTCCAGGCGCAGAACCAGGAGGTACGGCTGCAGGTGCAATGCACCGACAGGAGTCAGACCGGCGCCCTGGTATTCCGCTGTGGCCGCTAG
- a CDS encoding glycosyl hydrolase family 8 — translation MAARGAGPLGALIALLFLCLQASAGEDEYWRLYRTRYIDGGRVLDSGNKGVSHSEGQGWGMLLAEANGDRQTFDRLWGWTRRHLKRRDVALFSWRYDPAASPPVQDPNNATDGDLLIAWALLRAAQRWDAADYRNASAKIRQAIASRLIKEYTGLTVLLPGLQGFDQNGQLVLNPSYLVMPAIQAFARIDPSGGWQRLLDDSQTLLERARFGKYRLPPDWLAFGADGTLKPAAAWPARFGFDAVRVPLYLAWGGEPISSIRLAPFVDFWSCCEPLHAWVDLDTGKLSPYPGSVGVKAIAALLRGEEPVATPEQLAKEDYYSMSLLMLARLARKEGAP, via the coding sequence GTGGCCGCTAGAGGAGCCGGCCCGCTGGGGGCCCTGATCGCCCTGCTGTTCCTCTGCCTGCAGGCCAGCGCCGGCGAAGACGAGTACTGGCGGCTCTACCGGACCCGCTACATCGACGGCGGCCGTGTGCTGGACAGCGGCAACAAGGGCGTCAGCCATTCGGAGGGGCAAGGCTGGGGCATGCTCCTGGCGGAGGCCAACGGCGACCGCCAGACCTTCGACCGGCTCTGGGGCTGGACCCGTCGGCACCTGAAGCGCCGCGACGTGGCCCTGTTTTCATGGCGCTACGACCCGGCCGCCTCGCCGCCGGTGCAGGACCCCAACAACGCCACCGACGGCGACCTGCTGATCGCCTGGGCCCTGCTGCGCGCCGCGCAGCGCTGGGACGCCGCCGACTACCGGAACGCATCGGCGAAGATCCGCCAGGCGATCGCCAGCCGGCTGATCAAAGAGTATACGGGCCTGACCGTTCTCCTGCCCGGCCTGCAAGGTTTCGATCAGAACGGCCAGCTCGTCCTGAACCCGTCCTATCTGGTGATGCCGGCCATCCAGGCCTTCGCCCGGATCGACCCCAGCGGCGGCTGGCAAAGATTGCTGGACGACAGCCAGACCCTGCTGGAGCGCGCGCGCTTCGGGAAGTACCGGTTGCCTCCCGACTGGCTGGCCTTCGGCGCGGACGGCACGCTCAAGCCCGCCGCCGCCTGGCCTGCCCGCTTCGGCTTCGACGCCGTGCGGGTGCCGCTCTACTTGGCATGGGGCGGTGAGCCCATCTCCTCGATCCGGCTCGCGCCCTTCGTGGACTTCTGGTCCTGCTGCGAGCCGTTGCACGCCTGGGTGGATTTGGACACCGGCAAACTCTCGCCCTATCCGGGCTCCGTCGGCGTCAAGGCGATCGCCGCCCTGCTCAGGGGAGAGGAACCCGTCGCCACGCCCGAACAACTCGCGAAGGAGGACTACTACTCGATGTCGCTGCTGATGCTCGCGCGTCTGGCGCGCAAGGAGGGAGCGCCATAG